The following are from one region of the Vitis riparia cultivar Riparia Gloire de Montpellier isolate 1030 chromosome 14, EGFV_Vit.rip_1.0, whole genome shotgun sequence genome:
- the LOC117930789 gene encoding EEF1A lysine methyltransferase 2: MAGIRLPPEDSDIPQARAPTNADLVSDDDRSVAADSWSIKSDYGSTLDDDQRHADASDALASGNFRAASDYSSDKDELDSEVVTSMLGLQSYWDAAYADELTNFREHGHTGEVWFGVEVMEIVVSWTKSLCIEISQGHMPNHLDDAKSEPVEQGEKYLSSWSVLDIGTGNGLLLQELAKQGFSDLTGTDYSEGAIDLARSLADRDGFTNINFLVDDVLESKLERQFQLVMDKGTLDAIGLHPDGPIKRIMYWDSMSRLVTPGGIFVVTSCNNTKDELIREVDAYNQRVLGASQEPDTPKDQDISRDSPPFRYINHVRSYPTFMFGGSVGSRVATVAFLRS; the protein is encoded by the exons ATGGCCGGAATCCGATTGCCGCCTGAAGACTCCGATATCCCTCAGGCCAGAGCTCCGACCAACGCTGATCTGGTCTCCGATGACGACCGCTCCGTGGCTGCCGACTCATGGTCCATAAAGAGCGACTACGGAAGCACTCTCGACGATGATCAGCGCCATGCCGATGCCTCCGACGCTCTCGCCTCCGGAAACTTCCGTGCCGCTTCAGATTACAG TTCTGACAAGGATGAACTGGATTCTGAAGTGGTGACATCGATGCTAGGTCTTCAGAGTTATTGGGATGCTGCATATGCAGATGAATTGACAAATTTCCGTGAACATGGCCATACTGGtgaagtttg GTTTGGGGTTGAAGTCATGGAGATTGTTGTTTCCTGGACCAAAAGCTTGTGCATTGAGATTTCTCAAGGTCACATGCCCAATCATCTTGATGATGCCAAATCTGAGCCTGTTGAACAGGGTGAGAAATATTTGTCCAGTTGGAGTGTACTCGACATTGGAACTGGCAATGGTTTGCTTCTTCAGGAACTCGCTAAGCAGGG GTTCTCTGATTTAACTGGAACTGATTATAGTGAAGGGGCAATTGACCTTGCTCGAAGCCTTGCTGATCGTGATGGGTTCACCAACATCAATTTTTTG GTTGACGATGTTCTTGAGTCAAAGTTGGAAAGGCAGTTTCAACTTGTCATGGATAAGGGGACTTTAGATGCCATCGGCTTGCATCCTGATGGTCCTATCAAAAG GATCATGTATTGGGATTCAATGTCAAGACTGGTGACTCCTGGAGGAATATTT GTGGTCACATCATGTAATAATACAAAAGATGAACTGATTCGTGAAGTGGATGCTTACAATCAGAGAGTACTTGGTGCATCCCAGGAGCCTGATACTCCCAAAGACCAAGATATCTCTCGAGATTCTCCTCCATTTCGTTACATCAATCATGTTCGCTCATATCCAACGTTCATGTTTGGAGGATCAGTAGGATCACGTGTTGCTACCGTGGCATTTCTCCGGAGCTGA
- the LOC117931174 gene encoding uncharacterized protein LOC117931174 — MASAPPAFSTVIRPSLKHNSHRRLRVRAQSFRDEGRQSNMVDASLSVLRERIEQVQIKERLERCCRREHGWNYAPGYNYKPKRDTQLSDFFGLVGLAAGTVGITLLSGTLGLCLVSLVVHLSQ; from the exons ATGGCTTCTGCTCCACCCGCTTTCTCTACTGTAATCAGACCATCCTTGAAGCACAACAGCCATAGACGCCTACGAGTGAGAGCTCAGAGCTTTAGAGATGAAG GGAGACAAAGCAATATGGTGGATGCAAGCTTGAGTGTTCTAAGGGAAAGGATAGAACAAGTTCAAATAAAGGAGAGACTGGAGAGGTGTTGCAGACGTGAACATGGGTGGAACTATGCACCAGGGTACAATTACAAACCCAAAAGGGATACCCAATTATCAGATTTCTTTGGCCTGGTGGGTTTGGCTGCTGGGACTGTTGGCATCACTCTTCTCAGTGGTACCCTTGGCCTTTGCCTTGTTTCCCTGGTGGTTCATTTGAGTCAATGA